A genomic stretch from Carassius auratus strain Wakin chromosome 37, ASM336829v1, whole genome shotgun sequence includes:
- the LOC113056267 gene encoding signal transducer and activator of transcription 5B-like isoform X1 has protein sequence MALWIQAQQLQGDALHQMQSLYGQHFPIEVRHYLAHWLEAQPWDAIDLDNQQEEFKAKRLLEGLIKELQRKAEHQMGEDGFLLKIKLGHYASQLKSSYDPCPLELVRCVKHILYTEERLVKEASNASSPGSGPVDGTPQRYQQINQTFEELRVMTHDTENDLRKLQHSQEYFIIQYQESLRIQAQVSSLASLPPVERVQKESSLQSRKSTLETWLTREANTLQKYRQELAEKHQRTLALLRKQQTVIIDDELIQWKRRQQLAGNGGPSEGGLDILQAWCEKLADMIWQNRQQIRRVEHLTQQLPIPGPIEEMLTELNATVTDIISALVTSTFIIEKQPPQVLKTQTKFSATVRLLVGGKLNVHMNPPQVKATIISEQQAKALLKNENTRKSDSSGEILNNNCVMEYHQTTGTLSAHFRTMSLKRIKRSDRRGAESVTEEKFTVLFESQFSVGGNELVFHVKTLSLPVVVIVHGSQDNNATATVLWDNAFSETGRVPFVVPEKVLWPQLCEALNMKYKSEVQSDRGLSEDNLVFLAQKAFSISNNNPEDYCNMAITWSQFNRESLPGRNFTFWQWFDGVIELMKKHLKSHWNDGAILGFLNKQQAQDMLMSKPNGTFLLRFSDSEIGGITIAWVAENPNKAGERMVWNLMPFTTKDFSIRSLADRISDLNHLLFLYPNQPKEEVFSRYCTPPNSKAVGDGYVKPEIKQVVKVEFSSPNPEPSPGNSFMEHTASPTVNQHHNFTIYPSMNDSMLDTEGEFDLDETMDMARQVEEFLRHPMETQWSGQ, from the exons ATGGCGCTGTGGATTCAGGCACAGCAGCTGCAGGGGGATGCCCTGCATCAGATGCAGTCTCTCTATGGGCAGCACTTCCCCATCGAGGTGCGCCACTACCTGGCGCATTGGCTGGAGGCTCAGCCATG ggaTGCCATCGACCTGGATAACCAGCAGGAAGAGTTTAAAGCAAAGCGTCTGCTGGAGGGTCTGATCAAGGAGCTGCAGAGGAAGGCAGAACATCAGATGGGTGAAGATGGTTTCCTGCTGAAGATCAAACTGGGTCATTATGCCTCACAGCTGAAG AGCTCATATGACCCTTGCCCTCTGGAGCTTGTGCGGTGTGTCAAACACATCCTGTACACTGAGGAGAGACTTGTAAAGGAAGCATCCAAC GCCAGCAGTCCGGGGTCAGGCCCGGTAGATGGGACCCCTCAGAGATATCAGCAGATCAACCAGACGTTTGAGGAGCTACGTGTTATGACACACGACACAGAGAATGACCTCCGGAAGCTACAGCACAGTCAAGAATACTTCATCATTCAGTACCAGGAGAGCTTGAGGATACAGG CTCAAGTGAGTAGTTTGGCCAGCCTTCCTCCAGTTGAGCGGGTTCAGAAAGAGTCAAGTCTGCAGAGCAGGAAGTCAACGCTAGAGACATGGCTCACTCGAGAGGCCAACACcttacagaaatacagacag GAACTGGCAGAGAAGCATCAGAGGACTCTAGCTCTGTTGAGGAAACAGCAAACCGTGATCATAGATGATGAACTTATTCAGTGGAAGAGACGACAGCAGCTCGCAGGCAATGGAGGACCATCAGAGGGAGGACTGGACATACTGCAAGCCTG GTGTGAAAAGTTGGCCGATATGATTTGGCAAAACAGACAGCAGATTCGCCGAGTTGAACACCTGACACAGCAGCTGCCCATTCCCGGACCCATAGAAGAAATGCTTACTGAACTCAACGCTACTGTCACAGACATTATATCAGCACTCGTCACCAG CACATTCATAATTGAGAAACAGCCTCCTCAAGTGCTGAAGACTCAAACCAAATTTTCGGCAACAGTTCGCTTACTGGTCGGAGGGAAACTCAATGTCCACATGAATCCTCCACAGGTTAAGGCCACCATCATCAGTGAACAGCAGGCCAAGGCCTTACTGAAGAACGAGAACACCCGCAA AAGTGACAGCAGTGGAGAGATTCTGAACAACAACTGTGTGATGGAGTACCACCAAACCACTGGCACCCTGAGTGCACACTTCAGGACCATG TCTCTGAAGCGTATTAAGCGGTCAGACCGCCGCGGGGCAGAGTCAGTGACTGAAGAGAAGTTTACGGTTCTGTTTGAGTCTCAGTTCAGTGTGGGAGGCAATGAACTTGTGTTTCATGTGAag ACATTATCCCTACCTGTTGTTGTCATCGTTCATGGGAGTCAAGATAATAATGCTACAGCAACAGTACTGTGGGATAATGCTTTCTCTGAGACG GGTCGAGTGCCATTCGTGGTGCCTGAAAAAGTTCTGTGGCCACAGCTGTGCGAGGCTTTGAACATGAAATATAAATCAGAGGTTCAGAGCGACAGAGGCCTGTCAGAAGACAATCTGGTGTTTCTCGCTCAGAAAGCCTTCAGCATATCCAACAACAACCCTGAGGACTACTGCAACATGGCCATAACCTGGTCTCAGTTCAATAGG GAAAGCTTGCCAGGCAGGAACTTCACATTCTGGCAGTGGTTTGATGGGGTCATTGAGCTCATGAAGAAACACCTGAAGTCTCACTGGAATGATGG AGCGATTCTGGGTTTCCTGAACAAGCAGCAAGCTCAGGACATGTTGATGTCCAAACCAAATGGTACGTTCCTTCTGCGCTTCAGTGACTCTGAGATTGGAGGCATCACCATAGCGTGGGTCGCAGAAAACCCGAACAAAGCAG GAGAACGGATGGTGTGGAACCTGATGCCCTTCACTACTAAAGATTTCTCTATCCGCTCTCTGGCCGACCGGATCAGTGATCTGAATCATCTGCTCTTCCTCTATCCCAATCAGCCGAAAGAGGAAGTCTTCTCCCGTTACTGCACACCTCCAAACT caaaagCAGTGGGGGATGGATATGTCAAACCAGAGATCAAGCAGGTGGTGAAGGTTGA gtTTTCTTCACCCAATCCTGAACCCTCTCCTGGAAATTCCTTCATGGAGCATACAGCATCACCCACTGTCAATCAACACCATAACTTCACAATCTATCCATCAAT GAATGACTCCATGTTAGACACTGAAGGTGAATTTGATCTGGATGAGACCATGGACATGGCCCGACAGGTGGAGGAGTTCCTGCGACACCCCATGGAAACCCAGTGGAGTGGACAATAG
- the LOC113056267 gene encoding signal transducer and activator of transcription 5B-like isoform X2 has protein sequence MALWIQAQQLQGDALHQMQSLYGQHFPIEVRHYLAHWLEAQPWDAIDLDNQQEEFKAKRLLEGLIKELQRKAEHQMGEDGFLLKIKLGHYASQLKSSYDPCPLELVRCVKHILYTEERLVKEASNASSPGSGPVDGTPQRYQQINQTFEELRVMTHDTENDLRKLQHSQEYFIIQYQESLRIQAQVSSLASLPPVERVQKESSLQSRKSTLETWLTREANTLQKYRQELAEKHQRTLALLRKQQTVIIDDELIQWKRRQQLAGNGGPSEGGLDILQAWCEKLADMIWQNRQQIRRVEHLTQQLPIPGPIEEMLTELNATVTDIISALVTSTFIIEKQPPQVLKTQTKFSATVRLLVGGKLNVHMNPPQVKATIISEQQAKALLKNENTRNDSSGEILNNNCVMEYHQTTGTLSAHFRTMSLKRIKRSDRRGAESVTEEKFTVLFESQFSVGGNELVFHVKTLSLPVVVIVHGSQDNNATATVLWDNAFSETGRVPFVVPEKVLWPQLCEALNMKYKSEVQSDRGLSEDNLVFLAQKAFSISNNNPEDYCNMAITWSQFNRESLPGRNFTFWQWFDGVIELMKKHLKSHWNDGAILGFLNKQQAQDMLMSKPNGTFLLRFSDSEIGGITIAWVAENPNKAGERMVWNLMPFTTKDFSIRSLADRISDLNHLLFLYPNQPKEEVFSRYCTPPNSKAVGDGYVKPEIKQVVKVEFSSPNPEPSPGNSFMEHTASPTVNQHHNFTIYPSMNDSMLDTEGEFDLDETMDMARQVEEFLRHPMETQWSGQ, from the exons ATGGCGCTGTGGATTCAGGCACAGCAGCTGCAGGGGGATGCCCTGCATCAGATGCAGTCTCTCTATGGGCAGCACTTCCCCATCGAGGTGCGCCACTACCTGGCGCATTGGCTGGAGGCTCAGCCATG ggaTGCCATCGACCTGGATAACCAGCAGGAAGAGTTTAAAGCAAAGCGTCTGCTGGAGGGTCTGATCAAGGAGCTGCAGAGGAAGGCAGAACATCAGATGGGTGAAGATGGTTTCCTGCTGAAGATCAAACTGGGTCATTATGCCTCACAGCTGAAG AGCTCATATGACCCTTGCCCTCTGGAGCTTGTGCGGTGTGTCAAACACATCCTGTACACTGAGGAGAGACTTGTAAAGGAAGCATCCAAC GCCAGCAGTCCGGGGTCAGGCCCGGTAGATGGGACCCCTCAGAGATATCAGCAGATCAACCAGACGTTTGAGGAGCTACGTGTTATGACACACGACACAGAGAATGACCTCCGGAAGCTACAGCACAGTCAAGAATACTTCATCATTCAGTACCAGGAGAGCTTGAGGATACAGG CTCAAGTGAGTAGTTTGGCCAGCCTTCCTCCAGTTGAGCGGGTTCAGAAAGAGTCAAGTCTGCAGAGCAGGAAGTCAACGCTAGAGACATGGCTCACTCGAGAGGCCAACACcttacagaaatacagacag GAACTGGCAGAGAAGCATCAGAGGACTCTAGCTCTGTTGAGGAAACAGCAAACCGTGATCATAGATGATGAACTTATTCAGTGGAAGAGACGACAGCAGCTCGCAGGCAATGGAGGACCATCAGAGGGAGGACTGGACATACTGCAAGCCTG GTGTGAAAAGTTGGCCGATATGATTTGGCAAAACAGACAGCAGATTCGCCGAGTTGAACACCTGACACAGCAGCTGCCCATTCCCGGACCCATAGAAGAAATGCTTACTGAACTCAACGCTACTGTCACAGACATTATATCAGCACTCGTCACCAG CACATTCATAATTGAGAAACAGCCTCCTCAAGTGCTGAAGACTCAAACCAAATTTTCGGCAACAGTTCGCTTACTGGTCGGAGGGAAACTCAATGTCCACATGAATCCTCCACAGGTTAAGGCCACCATCATCAGTGAACAGCAGGCCAAGGCCTTACTGAAGAACGAGAACACCCGCAA TGACAGCAGTGGAGAGATTCTGAACAACAACTGTGTGATGGAGTACCACCAAACCACTGGCACCCTGAGTGCACACTTCAGGACCATG TCTCTGAAGCGTATTAAGCGGTCAGACCGCCGCGGGGCAGAGTCAGTGACTGAAGAGAAGTTTACGGTTCTGTTTGAGTCTCAGTTCAGTGTGGGAGGCAATGAACTTGTGTTTCATGTGAag ACATTATCCCTACCTGTTGTTGTCATCGTTCATGGGAGTCAAGATAATAATGCTACAGCAACAGTACTGTGGGATAATGCTTTCTCTGAGACG GGTCGAGTGCCATTCGTGGTGCCTGAAAAAGTTCTGTGGCCACAGCTGTGCGAGGCTTTGAACATGAAATATAAATCAGAGGTTCAGAGCGACAGAGGCCTGTCAGAAGACAATCTGGTGTTTCTCGCTCAGAAAGCCTTCAGCATATCCAACAACAACCCTGAGGACTACTGCAACATGGCCATAACCTGGTCTCAGTTCAATAGG GAAAGCTTGCCAGGCAGGAACTTCACATTCTGGCAGTGGTTTGATGGGGTCATTGAGCTCATGAAGAAACACCTGAAGTCTCACTGGAATGATGG AGCGATTCTGGGTTTCCTGAACAAGCAGCAAGCTCAGGACATGTTGATGTCCAAACCAAATGGTACGTTCCTTCTGCGCTTCAGTGACTCTGAGATTGGAGGCATCACCATAGCGTGGGTCGCAGAAAACCCGAACAAAGCAG GAGAACGGATGGTGTGGAACCTGATGCCCTTCACTACTAAAGATTTCTCTATCCGCTCTCTGGCCGACCGGATCAGTGATCTGAATCATCTGCTCTTCCTCTATCCCAATCAGCCGAAAGAGGAAGTCTTCTCCCGTTACTGCACACCTCCAAACT caaaagCAGTGGGGGATGGATATGTCAAACCAGAGATCAAGCAGGTGGTGAAGGTTGA gtTTTCTTCACCCAATCCTGAACCCTCTCCTGGAAATTCCTTCATGGAGCATACAGCATCACCCACTGTCAATCAACACCATAACTTCACAATCTATCCATCAAT GAATGACTCCATGTTAGACACTGAAGGTGAATTTGATCTGGATGAGACCATGGACATGGCCCGACAGGTGGAGGAGTTCCTGCGACACCCCATGGAAACCCAGTGGAGTGGACAATAG
- the LOC113056266 gene encoding uncharacterized protein LOC113056266, translating to MHQEAEPSTSQPSTRNPSTSQPSNSKQDVRWIKRDSDGNIIYSRPRSSRKQAGPSHSQSRKTGVSHIRAPETSAEMTSDFLSITAESFLQELKSSLFEDIHEDETALQASTDWLTRKSLISGWWEKERPRLVNTMVARQHVAKRICQHCGNGPAVIRCCDCRPHPFLCGQCDVRVHRGHVFHNRDSITHAFFNPLPPTTCVVERVLTQCERLVPLEMPETICGCQRVSSSVIAGQSIVVVTMNGRYDLRLPQIRCKACEATWSPGVDDLIRNDYWPATSHYSTVYATDVLFSFEELKMAAPGISSQAFLRMLDQRTVRFGRNGNITADSFRKSFLEWEAVRFEVDKLCQEDHFNCPDMLAVSVDGNRKHYRFKSAARSEEKAIFDGVFIANDDDVARFVDYVHTSTSHVSGRGVCGGQWSAARETSQKSSGKTDEEGLELAVCRHGVLLRALNMFRGEIFAYPLYLQKQMACKPVTFFAMDVACKYWPYLQRVTEKCPELQDLLNMRPFLSVFHAKAHDFKCEVKWSGAYQEGAGSTLGEEVEQCNAFLSRTAVTTKHMSKAGRIDMLTIMAMHWNQQKFDNLASTLARRYRKATIALQCQLHNLEAMKTEMDVSDNQLERWIIDINEWAEATTSPNDADVAAVASRIEELVASVKRKSPLQG from the exons ATGCACCAGGAAGCAGAACCATCCACCAGTCAGCCTTCCACCCGTAATCCATCCACCAGCCAGCCATCAAACAGCAAGCAAGATGTTAGGTGGATTAAGAGGGACAGTGATGGAAACATTATTTACAGCAGGCCCAGATCATCCCGGAAACAAGCag GTCCCAGTCACAGCCAGAGTCGAAAGACTGGTGTCTCTCATATCAGGGCTCCGGAAACCAGTGCGGAAATGACCAGTGACTTTCTTTCCATTACTGCag AGTCCTTCCTTCAAGAGCTTAAAAGCTCATTGTTTGAGGACATACATGAGGATGAAACGGCACTTCAAGCCTCAACAGACTGGTTGACCCGAAAGAGCCTCATATCAGGGTGGTGGGAGAAAGAGAGACCCCGACTGGTCAACACCATGGTGGCTCGACAACATGTGGCAAAACGGATCTGCCAACATTGTGGAAATGGTCCAGCCGTTATCCGTTGTTGTGACTGCCGACCACACCCATTCCTCTGTGGCCAGTGTGATGTCAGGGTCCACCGAGGTCACGTGTTCCACAACAGGGATTCGATTACCCATGCATTCTTTAATCCATTGCCTCCCACAACTTGTGTTGTGGAGAGGGTTCTAACCCAGTGTG agcgTCTTGTACCTTTGGAGATGCCAGAGACAATATGCGGTTGTCAACGAGTATCGTCCAGTGTCATCGCAGGACAGTCCATAGTTGTGGTTACAATGAATG GGCGATATGATCTCAGATTGCCTCAGATTAGATGCAAAGCATGTGAAGCCACTTGGAGTCCTGGAGTGGATGACCTGATCCGTAATGACTACTGGCCGGCCACTTCTCACTATTCAACTGTGTATGCAACAGATgtccttttttcttttgaagAGCTGAAGATGGCAGCACCAGGGATATCTAGCCAAGCATTTCTTAGAATGCTGGATCAACGCACTGTTCGCTTTGGCCGT AATGGAAACATCACAGCAGACAGCTTCCGGAAAAGCTTCTTGGAGTGGGAAGCTGTCCGATTCGAAGTGGACAAATTATGCCAGGAGGACCACTTTAACTGCCCAGACATGCTTGCAGTATCCGTTGATGGAAACCGTAAGCACTACAGATTCAAGAGTGCAGCTAG ATCGGAGGAAAAAGCCATCTTTGATGGCGTGTTCATCGCGAATGATGATGACGTCGCAAGATTCGTGGACTACGTCCATACCTCAACCAGTCAT GTCTCTGGAAGAGGTGTCTGTGGAGGGCAATGGTCAGCGGCTCGTGAAACGTCTCAGAAGTCCTCAGGAAAAACAGATGAGGAGGGCCTGGAACTTGCTGTATGTCGTCATGGGGTTCTCCTTCGTGCCCTCAATATGTTCAGGGGCGAAATCTTTGCCTACCCCCTGTACCTCCAAAAGCAAATGGCCTGTAAGCCAGTTACATTTTTTGCAATGGATGTGGCATGCAAGTACTGGCCTTACCTCCAGAGAGTGACAGAGAAATGCCCTGAGCTTCAGGATCTCCTCAACATGAGgccatttctttctgtttttcatgCCAAAGCTCATGATTTCAAATGTGAG gtaaaatggAGTGGAGCATATCAGGAGGGGGCTGGTTCGACTCTTGGCGAAGAGGTGGAGCAGTGCAACGCCTTCCTCTCGAGGACTGCTGTTACGACAAAGCACATGTCAAAAGCGG gacGCATTGACATGCTGACAATCATGGCCATGCACTGGAACCAACAAAAGTTTGACAACTTGGCTTCTACCCTTGCCCGCCGATATCGGAAG GCCACAATAGCCCTGCAATGCCAGTTGCATAACCTGGAGGCCATGAAAACAGAAATGGACGTCTCTGACAATCAACTGGAGAGGTGGATCATTGATATCAATGAGTGGGCAGAAG CAACAACATCCCCAAATGATGCTGATGTTGCCGCTGTTGCCAGCCGAATTGAGGAGCTGGTGGCAAGTGTTAAGAGGAAGTCCCCTTTACAAGGATAG